TAGCGGGCGAACGCGGCCACGATCTCCGCCTCCCCGACCCTGCCGTCGCCGTCGGTGTCGAGCGTGGCGGCGGCCGCCCGGGCGACCTCCTCGGCCGCCCCCAGAACGCGCAGCACGCGCACGGTGTCCGCGACGGTGGCCGCCCGGTCGCCGTCGGAGTCGGCGAGGTCGAGGGCCGCGTGCAGGAAGGGGCGGGCGATCTCGGCGAACCGGTCGGGGTTGTCGCGCAGGCGCTTGACCGCGCCCGTGACGAACTCCTCGCGGGTGATGCGCTGGTCGCCGTCCCGGTCCGCGATCCCGGCCATGCCCTGCCAGAAGGCCTCGGCGCCCGCGTACAGGGCCTGCCCCTTGTCGGAGCGGGCCGCGACACCGAACTCGGTGAGCAGCGCCTTGGCCGCCACGTTGAAGTCCTCGCGGTCGATGTAGCCGTTGCCGTCCTGGTCGAAGGTGGCGAACCGGGCGGCGATCCTGCGCTCGTACTCGCTGCTGACCATCTTCTCGAGCCGCCTCACGTCACGTCGGGGTGTTCCTGGACCGGAGCGTACGACGCGTCGGCGCGTCCGGGCGCCCGAAAGCGACGCTTGTGCCAAGACCGGGGGAATTCTGGGACGACCGTGTGGCGAAAGGGTCGGGCAGCCCCTATGGGCGTCGCTAAGCCGACAGTGGTCCGGCCTCCTCGGCGACGGCCTCGTCCAGGTCGGCGTACACGTCGAACAGTCTGCGCACGCCGAGGGCGCCGAGGACCCGGTTGACGTGCGAACCTTCGACCGCGCCCCGCGCGGGGAGGATCAGCCGCAGGCTGCCCTGGCAGGAGCGGATCAGCCGGCGGGCGGCTATGAGCACGCCGACGCCGCTGGAGTCGCAGAAGAAGACCTCCGAGAGGTCGAGGACGAGACTGTGGCGGCCGTCGGCCACCGCGTCGTGCACCCGCTGACGCAGCGCTGGAGACGTCACCAGGTCCAGCTCGCCCGACACACTGAGCACGGTCCATTCGCCCTGCTCGACGCCGGTCACATAGAACGCCACCACCAGGCCCTTCGTTCGCCGGAACCCCCGCCAAAACGGAAGCCATTCCTACGCTTCCTCGCAGCGTGGCTGCCCAGCGGCCGTTCCCTGAAACTCCTCAGGAGAAACGGAAACCGATCGAAAGAGGCTTGTTTTTGTCTGCTTCGATCCTGTTCGATCAGGTCAGGACAGATCTGATCGGATGATGGTGAGGGGTGGACGAAGGTCCACTATCACCTGGCGGTTCCATGGGGGCGCGCATTGCCACAAAGGGGCGTGCGCTGTCAGAGGTGCCGACTACATTCGAGGAGACGGTGGACGCAGGCTGGACGAGAGCGCGGGCAGGCCGACGGACAGGGTGAGGGGACCGCATGGCGAAGAAGGACGCACCGCCTCGCTGGGACCGCAAGATGCAGCAGCGACTGGCACGCGGTGAGGCGGCCGCCCTCGGCGAGCTCTACGACCGTTTCGCCTCGCTCGTGCACGGCCTGGCCCACCGCGTCCTCGGCGACGAGCGGGCCGCCGACCACATCACCAGGGACGTCTTCGCCCATGTCTGGGAGCACCCCGAGACCTACGACCCCAAGCAGGGCCCGCTGCGCTCCTGGGTCGCCACGCTGACCCACCGCCTCGCCGTGCAGCGGCTGCGCGCCACCGAGACCGCCGCGCTCGCCCGGGGCGGCGGCTCCGCCGAGGAACTGGAGCGCAAGGTCCGCCGCGCCTCGGTCGCCGCCCGCGCCGACTACATCGTCACCTCCATGCCCTCCCCGCTGCGCGCCGCGCTCGACCTGGCCTACTTCCAGCGCCGTGACTACCGCCAGACCGCCGCCGACCTCGGCGTCACCGAGGACGAGGCGCGCCGCCGCCTCCGCCTCGGCCTCCAGTTGCTGTCCACCGCCCACGACGCCGGCGCCCCCGGGGCACCCCCCGGACACGGGGGTGCGGTGTGAGCGGCTTCGAGGCGTTCGACGAACGGCACGAGCCCGAGAACCCGCTGCGCATACCCACGCCCCGGGCCTCCGTCGAGGACGGCGACCGGCCGCTGCCCACTCCGCAGGAGCCGGCGCAGGTGCCGCTGGTCCTGGAGCACCAGGTCCTGAAGTCCCTGCTCGGGGCGTGGGCCCTGGCCGCCTGCTCGGCGGAGGAGGCGGCCGCCGTCGAGGAGCACCTGGGCGGCTGCGGCCCCTGCGCGGAGGAGGCGCTGCGGCTGCGCGACGCGGTGGGCCTGCTGCACCCGCCGGAGAGCCTCGACCTGGACCCGGCCCTGCGCACCCGCGTCCTGCAGGGCTGCCTCGACCGGCGCCCGCCGCGCATCCCGGTGCCGGACTGGGCGGCCCCGTACGACGCGGAGACGGCCCGGCTCGACGCCCTGCTGCAGGACATAGGCGACGCCGAGTGGCACGCGCCCGTGCGGCTGCGCTGGTTCGACGGCGCGGGTCCGACCAGCCGCCGTACGACCGTCGCCGGTGTCATCGCCCACCTGCTGTGCGTCGACGGCCTGGTCGCGGTCGCGCTCGGCCTCGACGACCCGCTGGGCGACGGCACCGCGGACGGCTCCGGCCCGGCGTCCCGCACCGAGGCGCTCTGGCGCACCGCCCCGTCCCCGCCCACGCGCGCGGTCCGGGGGCCCTGGCGCGAGCAGAGCCACGACCTGGTGCGCACGGTGTCCTTCACCGGCGGCTCCGGTTCGGGCCGGCCGGCCGTCTCCTACGGCGACTTCACGCTGCCCCTGCACGACGCGATGCTGGACCGGGCCTTCGAGTGCTGGGTGCACGCGGAGGACATCGCCGAGGCCGTCGACTATCCGTACGAGCCGCCCGCGCCCCGGCATCTGAACCGCATGATCGATCTGGCCGCGCGCATGCTGCCCGCCGTGCTGGCGGGGCGGCGGCAGGAGGGTCTCGCGTCGCCCGCCCGCGGACGGCACCTCGGGGTGGCCGGCGGCCCCGGACGGAGCCTGCGGCTGGAGATCGAGGGCCTCGGCGGGGGTGAGTGGCTGATCCCGCTGGACTCACCGGCGGCACAGGCGTCGCCCGAGCACGAGGTGGCCCACGTCGCCCTTGACGGCGTGGAGTTCTGCCGCCTGGCAGCCGGCCACGTGCCGCCGGAGGAGGCGGCCGCGGGGCAGGTGGGGGACCGCGACGCAATCAGAGACGTACTGTTCGCGGCGGCGACACTGAGCAGGATGTAGGACGGGGTTCCGGCCCTCCGGCGGGTGCGGGTCGGTGGGGGCTGGTCGCGCAGTTCCCCGCGCCCCTGAGTGGGTCCACTACAGGCCTCTTCGCCAGCACCCGTCCCGCTGAACCGCGTCCGCCCCAAGGCCTTTAGGGGCGCGAGGAACTGCGCGACCAGCCCCCACTCACCCGCGCCCGACGACGTACCGAACCCCCCGAGCCCGCCGCTAGGCGAACACCACGGTTCGGCGGCCGTTCAGCAGAATCCTCCGCTCGGCATGCCACTTCACCGCCCGCGCCAACGCCTGGCACTCCACGTCCCGCCCGATCGCCACCAGCTGGTCCGGCGTGACGTCGTGCCCGACCCGCTCGACCTCCTGCTCGATGATCGGCCCCTCGTCGAGATCCGCGGTCACGTAGTGCGCGGTCGCCCCGATGAGCTTGACCCCCCGGGTGTGCGCCTGGTGATACGGCTTCGCACCCTTGAAGCTCGGCAGGAACGAGTGGTGGATGTTGATGATCCGCCCGCTCAGCTGCTTGCACAGTTCATCTGAGAGCACCTGCATGTACCGCGCCAGCACGACCAGTTCGACGTCGTTCTCCCGGACGACCTCGAGCAGCCGCGCCTCGGCCTCCGCCTTGGTGTCCTTCGTCACCGGAATGTGGTGGAAGGGAACGTTGTACGAGGCCACCAGCTCGGCGAAGTCCGTGTGGTTGGACACCACGGCCGCGATCTCCACGGGCAGCGCGCCGATACGGGCCCGGAAGAGCAGGTCGTTCAGGCAGTGCCCGAACCTGCTGACCATCAGGACGATCCGCATCTTCTCGTCGGCCCGGTTGATCTGCCAGTCCATGTGGAAGGCGTCACCGATCGCGGCGAAACTGGCGCGCAGCTTGTCCACCGTCACCGGCTCGTCCGCCGAGAAGTGGACGCGCATGAAGAACAGACCCGTGTCGTGGTCGCCGAACTGCTGACTGTCCTCGATGTTGCAGCCGGTCATGAACAGGTAGCTCGACACGGCGTGCACGATGCCCTTCTTGTCCGGGCAGGAGAGAGTGAGGACGTACTGGTCGGCGGGGTTCGCCGCGGCTCGGGTGGACTGCTCGCTCATGCAGGACAGGGTCCCATAAGTGAACTCGGGTCCGAACCGGCGTCCGCTAAGCGGAACGCGTCATGATCCGCAGCACCTCGAGGGTGCGCGGCGGCGCGTCCGGGTCCTCACCGTCGGACACGGCCATGCGTACGTGCGCGTCCCGCGCCGCCCGTACCGCCTCCGGCCAGCCCTGGTGCTCCAGGTACGCGGAGACCGGCGCGTCCGGCCCGACCTGGTGCATGATCCGCAGCACGCGCAGCACGGCGGTGTCGACGAGGGCCGCCTCCTGGGAGTCCCGGAAGATCGTGCCGACGTACTTCTCGGCGGACCAGTTGTCCAGCCAGGTGTCCTCGACCAGGCGGTACACGGCGTCGGTGACGTCCCCGTACCCGTCGACGCCGGCCAGCCAGACGTTCTGCTGGAACCCCGGGTCGGAGAGCATGTGCAGCGCGGAGCGCACATTGCTGCGCCAGCGCCACCACGGCATGTCGTTCAGTGGCATACCGCCCATGGTGGAGGAGCGACGACCGCGACGGGAAGAGTTGTCCGAACCTTGCACGGTCACCGATCGTACGTTCTTTCGCACCAGCGCCTCACCAGCCCCCGCAATTCACCTGCACGTCACCGATCAATAACCGTAGGTCACCTCGGGGTTGGCGATGTGACGGAAGCGTGTGTGTCCATGACCGGCAGGCGACGCTTCCGCAGCACCTTCCTCCCCACACGCACCCGGCCCGGCAGAGCGACCGCCCTCGCGGCGGGAGCCCTGGCGGTGTGTGCGTCCCTCGCCACCGGATGCGGGGTCATCCCCGGTACCACGGGGGGTGCCGGGGACGGCCCGATCACGGTGATGACCTGGGCGCCACAGGGCACCAAGGCCACCAACAAGCCCGGCATGCCGGCCTTCGCCCAGGCCTACGCCCGGTACGTCAACGCCCACGGCGGCCTGGGCGGCCGCAAGCTCAAGGTCCTGACCTGCAACGACCACAACGACAGCGTGGCCGCCGCCAAGTGCGCGCGGACGGCCGTCAAGCAGAACGTCGTCGCGGTCGTCGGCTCCTACAGCCAGTACGGCGAGTTCTACCTCCCCGACCTGGAGGGCGCCGGCATCCCCTTCATAGGCGGCTACGGCGCCACCACCTCCGAGTTCACCAGTCCGCTGTCCTACCCGGTCAACGGCGGCCAGCCGACGCTGCTGGCCGGCCTCGGCAAGGAACTCGCCGCGAGCTGCGGGCCCGTCGCGCTCGTCCGTCCCGACACCATCGCGGGCGACGAGCTTCCCCCCATGCTCGACTCCGGCCTGAAGGCCGGCGGGCACCGGCCCTTGATCGACCAGCGGGCCGCGGACGACACGAACGAGTACGCGGGGCCGGCCGAGAAGGCCCTGGCCGCCACCGCCGTCGACTCGGTGAAGAGGGGGTGCGCGATCCCCGCGCTCGGGGACCGCACCAGCACCTTCATGGACTCCTTCCGGCGCGAACGCGACGAGTATCCGGCGGTGCGGACCGCGGCCACCCTCGACAGCGTCGACCAGACGGTGATCAACGAGTCCGGCGGCACGTCGGGTCCGTACGAGGGCTCTTACGTCACCGGCTGGTATCCGGTGTCGAGCGACGCGCGCTGGGCCCCGATGAAAAAGGTGATCAGCGAGCAGGCCTTCGGCGACAACCGGATCGACGCCGGTGACGTCGGCGTGCAGACGACCTGGATCGCCTACACGGTGTTCAAGAAGGTCGTCGACTCGCTGGGCGGCGGGAACGTCACCGCCGACTCCGTGCGCCGCGCCCTCGACGACGGCCTGAAGGTCACCACCGGCGGACTGACACCGCCCCTGAAGTGGAGCGACCAGGGTCCGGTGGCCACCATCGGCTTCTCCCGGATCGTCAACACGGACGTGACGCTGCAGGTCGTACGACAGGGGCAGCTGGTGACGGCGAAGCCGGGCTTCCTCGACGTGGCGAAGACCCTGCAGGGCGCGGACGTCGACTGACCGTCCGCGCCACGCCGGGACCGGCTCAGAGCTGGGTCGGTCCGCGCTGGGTCAGGCCGTACGACTTCGCGATGGAGTTCCACAGCCGCGAGGCCCTGAGCTTCTGCTGGCTGGCGGTGCCGCTCGCGGCGTTGCCCGCCGCGGTCTGCCCGGTGGAGCGGGCCTGGCCCTTGTGGCAGCCCTTCCGACCGCCGACCTGGTCGGCCCAGGCCGCGTAGTGGTTGTCGGCGGACGCGGAGGCCTGCCAGGCCTTGGTGAGGGCCGCGGTCAGGTCGGCGTGGGCCGGGAGCCGGTCCACGGACAGGCCGGACAGCCGGGTGACCAGCTCGCCGCGCTGCTTGGCGGCGGCCCGCAGATCCGAGGCCGCGGCGCCCAGGTTCCGGCAGGCCTTGACGTCGGCCACCGCGTTGATCACCGACGCCCGGCTGTTGCCGCTGTCGGCCAGGAGCTTGTCCAGCGCGACGGCCTGCTGCTTGGCGGGGTCGGCGGACGGTGAGGCCGAGCCGTCGCCGGCCGGGGCCGTGGCGGAGACCGGCTGGTTGTTGTCCTTGCCGTCGTCCCCGCCGCCACCGCCCAGCAGCGCGCCCGCGCCGACGCCGAGCACGACGATGCCGATGCCGACGGCCGCGATCAGCGGCACGCGCGACTTCGTACGGCCGCCGCGTCCGCCCCGGCCGCCGCCGTCGTCGTCGCGTCCCGGCGGGAAGTACGAGGACTGTTGGCCGCCGTAGGCGGGCTGCTGCCGGGGCTGCGGCTGCTCGAAGCGCGGCAGCTGCTGCGTGGAGCCCGCCGGGGCCTCGCCGCCCGGTGCGCCGCGGAAGAGGTTGTCGAACTCGGCGGGCGGCTGACGGTGGTCGCCCACCGGCGGGATGTACTGCGTGGCCTGTGCGTCCGGGTCGGCGGCGGGCGGCAGCGGCCCGGCACCGGCCCGGTCCGGCCGGCCGAGGAACTGGGTCGCCTCGCCGGAGTGGTGGCCACCGGTCTGGGGCGGCAGCGCGCCGGGGCCCACGGGCGGCAGGAACTGGGTGGCGCCCTCGTCCGCGGGCACGGGCGGCAGATACTGTGTCGCCCCCTCACTGCCGGGCACACCGCCGGTGACCGGGGGTATGACCTGGGTGGCGCCCTCGTCCGCGGGCGGCAGGGGGGCACCGAAGGCGGCGGGAGCGGCGTAGCCGGGGGCGCCCGGATAGGGGTTCGCCGGCGGCAGTGGGGAGCCGGACGTCGGCTGCTGGGCGGCGGGCGCGTAGCCGTCGTTCGGCGAGGCGCCCGGCATGGGCTGCGCCGCGCCGCCGTGGGACGCGGACGGCGCGCCCTCCTGCGGCAGCGGCTGTGACGCGGCGCTCCACTGGTCCGTGGCCGGCTGCTGGTACGGGCCGGGCGTGCCCCAGGACTGGGCCGGCGGGGTGTCCCAGCCCTGGCCCGGCGCCGGGGGCGCGGTCTCCTGCCGGTCGGGGCCCCAGGGCGTGCCCCAGGACTGGCCGCCGGGCGGCGCCGAGGCCGGCGTCTGCGGCCCGGGCTGCTGCCCGGCGTAGGGGTCGCCGTACTGCGCGGTGTGCGATCCGCCCTGATCGCCCTGCGGCGATCCGTTCCGCGGGCCGGCCTGGTTGCCCAGCATGCCCGGCAGCAACGGTTCGCCGCCGTCGGAGGGCAGCACGATGCCTTCGCGCGCCTGGCGCTGCGAGGGCTCCTCGCTCTGTCCACTCTGCGTCACCGGGACTCCTACTAATGGGGGACCTTGTGAAACCGTCGGCTCACGCTACCGGGTCCCCCGAGCCGGGTGCGACACAGCTCAGGGCGCAACCTGCTCCCCTGTGACGGCGGTAACAGGGGAGCTTTGCAGGTCGTCGTATATGTCCACCTCCGATCGAATCAGATCGTCAACCAACCGTTTCCCGCCCGTTCACGCCGCCGCCTGCAGCTCCATCCGGGCCCCGAACTCCCGTACCACCGGCTCCTCCTGGTACGGCTGGAGCCGCTGCTGGAAGTCCTCCAGGTACTCGGCGCCCCGGTTGGAGCGCACGCTCTCCAGCAACTCCACCGCTTTGAGGCCGGTGTTGCAGGCCTGCTCGATCTCGCGCTGCTGCACCTGCGCGGTGGCCAGCAGCACATAGCCGATGGCCCGCCTGCGCGCCTTCGTCTCCGGCAGCCCGGCCAGCGACTCCTCCGCACGCCGCGCCGCCGCGTCGGCCTGTCCGAGGTCGCGGTGGCAGTGCGCCAACTCGTCGGCCAGATAGGCCTCGTCGAAGTGCGCGATCCACACCGGGTCGTCCCCGGAGGCGGAGTCGGCCGCCTCCAGCGCGCTCACCGCCCGCCCGGACGCCGTCTGAGCCGCCCGCGCATCGCCCATCAGGGCGTGCCCGCGCGCCTCCGCCGCGTGGAACATGGCTTCCGCGCGCGGGGTGACGCGCCCGCGCGCCCCCTCCTGCGCCGCCCGCGCCAACTGGGCGATCTCGCGCGGGTTGCCGAGCTGTGCGGCGAGGTGGCTCATGGAGGCGGCCAGCACATAGCCGCCGTAGCCGCGGTCGCCCGCCGCCTGGGCGAGCCGCAGCGCCTGGATGTAGTACCGCTGGGCCAGGCCGGGTTGGCCGGTGTCGACGGCCATGTACCCGGCGAGTTCGGTGAGTCGGGCGACCGCGGCGAACAGGTCGCGCCCCACCGCCTCCCGGTAGGAGCCCGCCAGCAGGCCGGAGACGACGCTGTTGAGGTAGTGCACGACGACCGGGCGCACATGCCCGCTGCCGTACTGGTGGTCGAGGTCCACGAGCGCCTGCGTCATCGCCTGCACGGCGGCCACGTCGGACTGGCCGACCCGCGGCCCCGCCGAGCGCGCCACCTGCGAGTCGGGCGAGGAGATCAGCCAGTCACGGCTGGGCTCGACGAGCGCGGAGGCGGCGACGGACGAGCCGGACAGGAAGTCCCGCCGGCCGACGTCGCTGCGCCACAGCTCGCAGACCTGCTCGATGGCCCCCAGGACCGTCGGCGAGAACTGCAGGCCGACGCCGGAGGCGAGGTTCTTGCCGTTGGCCATGCCGATCTCGTCGATCGTGACCGTGCGGCCCAGTTTGCGGCCCAGCGCCTCGGCGATGATCGCGGGCGCCCGGCCCCGCGGCTGCTGTCCGCGCAGCCAGCGGGCCACGGACGTCTTGTCGTAGCGCAGGTCGAGGCCGTGCTCGGCACCGCACATGTTGACGCGGCGGGCGAGCCCGGCGTTCGAGCACCCCGCCTCCTGGATGAGCGCCTGCAGCCGTTCGTTCGGCTGCCGCGCGACGAGAGGCCTTGCGGCCATTGGCACTACCCCCTGTGGCTGCGGTGCCTGCCCACGCACCGAGTTGGCGTGTCTTCCACGACCGAACCCCCCGCCGTTCAGGGCGAAAAGATCCGGCCTCGAAGATCAATGCCCCGCCGACATGCGCAAAATGCGCGTCATGCGAGGAATTCCGAGGATTGCCTGGGTAAGGGCCTCTTGAAGGGAAGCCGCCCCCTTCGTGGCTACCCACCTCACGCCGTGGTTCCTCCCGCGCGCCCCCACACGTGCATCCATGCGCCCCGGACGAGGGATCGATGCCCCTCCCCCGCGCGCGTTACGCCCGTAACTCCAGGTGGGTGCGGGAGTTGTGTTCATCGTGGAAGAGACGATCGCGGGCACCGAAGCCGCTCAGATCCCGAAGCAGCGCGGCGAATCGCTGCTGGAGACAGCCGTACGCTACGCCGAGGACCGTCACTGGGACGTCTTTCCCGGCACCTGGCTGGAAGCCGCAGACGGGGTGCAGCACTGTTCCTGCGGCGACGCGGCGTGCGCCGCGCCGGGCGCACATCCCGCGCGGGAGGACTGGGCGACGCAGGCCACGGGCAGTGCGACCGTCGCGCGCCGGATGTGGCAGAAGCAGCCGACGGCGTCGATCCTGCTGCCGACGGGGCGTACGTTCGACGCGATCTCCGTCCCGGAGACGGCCGGGTTCCTGGCGCTGGCCCGCATGGAGCGCATGGAGCTGACGCTGGGCCCCGTGACGCTGACGCCGGACCGGCGGATGCACTTCTTCGTGCTGCCGGGTGCGTCCATGAAGGTGCCCGAGCTGCTGCGCAAGCTCGGCTGGCCTCCCACGTCCCTCGATCTGGCCGTGCTCGGCGAGGGCGCGTACGTGGCCGCCCCGCCGACCCGGTTCGGCTCGCGCGGCGCCGTCCAGTGGGCCTGCCGGCCCACGCCCGCCAATCGGTGGCTGCCGGACGCGGAGGAGCTGACGTCACCGCTGGCCTACGCGTGCGGCCGGGACAGGTGACGTGCGCCCGCGCGGCGGAGCCGGACATCGGGTGCGGCCCGCACCCCTGAGGGGCGCCACCTGCCCGTAGGGTTCACTCATGACCTCAGCCGCCGTACGCGTTCAAGGCCTCTGGAAACGGTTCGGGCAGCAGATCGCGGTCGCCGGGATCGATCTCGAACTGCCGGCCGGGAAGTTCATCGGGCTCGTGGGGCCCAACGGGGCCGGGAAGACCACCACCCTCTCCATGGTGACCGGGCTGCTGCGGCCGGACCAGGGCACCGTCGAGGTCGTGGGGCACGACGTGTGGCGGGATCCGGTGGCCGTGAAGGCGCGGATCGGGGTGCTGCCGGAGGGACTGCGACTGTTCGAGCGGCTGTCGGGACGCGAACTGCTCGTCTACAGCGGCCGGTTGCGCGGACTGCCCGGCGCCGAGGTCGACAAGCGGGCCACCCAGCTGCTCGACGTGCTGGACCTGGCCGGCGCCCAGCACAAGCTCGTCGTCGACTACTCGACCGGCATGCGCAAGAAGATCGGGCTCGCGGCCGCCCTGCTGCACAATCCCGAAGTGCTCTTCCTGGACGAGCCGTTCGAGGGCGTGGACCCGGTGTCCGCGCAGACCATCAGGGGCGTGCTGGAGCGCTACACCGCGTCGGGCGCCACCGTCGTCTTCTCCTCCCACGTCATGGAGCTCGTCGAGTCCCTGTGCGACTGGGTCGCCGTGATGGCCGCCGGCCGCATCCGCGCCCAGGGCACCCTCGCCGAGGTCCGCGGCGAGGCCCCCTCGCTGCAGAAGGCGTTCCTGGAACTCGTCGGCGCGGGCGGCCGCGACACCGGTTCCGATCTCGACTGGCTGGGCGGCGGACGATGACGACCGCCGACGTCACCGCCGTCGTCGTACGGCTGAAGCTGTCGCTGCTGCGCAACGGGCTGCGGCAGTCGGGGGGCCGGCGGGCCGCCTACGTGGTCTCCGCCGTCGTCGTGCTGCTCTTCGGGGCGCTGCAGCTGCTGGGCCTGGCCGCGCTGCGCGGCCACGCGCACGCCGAGTCGGTGGTCGTCCTGCTGACGGCCGTACTGGCGCTGGGCTGGGCGGTGATGCCGCTGTTCTTCCCCGGCGGGGACGAGACCCTGGACCCGACCCGCCTGGTGATGCTGCCGCTGCGCCCGCGGCCTCTGGTACGGGCCCTGCTGGCGGCCTCCCTCGTCGGCATCGGGCCGCTGTTCACCCTGCTCCTGCTGACCGGCTCGGTGATCACCGTCGCGCACGGCGGAGCGGCGTACGCCGTCGCCGTCGTCGCCGTCGTGCTGGCCCTGCTGGTGTGCGTGGCCCTCGCGCGGGCCGTCGCCGCCGCCAACATCCGGCTGCTGACCAGCCGCAAGGGCCGCGATCTGGCGGTGCTCAGCGGGCTCGTCATCGCGATCGGCGCGCAGGTGGTCAACTTCGGCGCGCAGCGGCTGGGTTCGAGCGGGCTCGCGCAGCTCGCTCCGGCGGGCGACGTGGCGAAGTGGGTGCCGCCCGCCTCGGCGATCGGCGCGGTGGACTCGGTGAGCTCCGGTGCGTACGGGGCCGCCGCCGCCCAACTTGCGCTGAGCGCGGGCGCGTTGGCCGCCCTCATCGCCGTGTGGTCGCGTCATCTGACCCGGCTGATGACCTCGCCCGACGGCTCGACGCTCCAGGTGTCCGCCGAGCCGGCCGCCCGGGGCCGCGCCGGCACCGGCCTCGCGCGGCTGCTGCCGCCCGGCCGCACCGGCACGGTCATGGAACGCAGCCTGCGGTACGTGTGGCGCGACCCCAAGACCAAGGCGGCCTGGGTGACGTCGCTGGCCATCGGCCTGATCGTGCCCGTCTTCAACGCCCTGCAGGGCACCGGCTCCGTGTACTTCGCGTGCTTCGCCGCCGGCATGCTCGGCATCCAGATGTACAACCAGTTCGGCCAGGACACCTCCGCGTTCTGGATCGTCGCGATGACCATCTCCTCCGGCCGGGACGCCTACGTCGAGTTGCGCGGCCGGGCGTTCGCCCTGCTCGTGATCACCCTGCCGTACGCCACCCTCGTCACGGTCGTGACGACCGCGATGCTCGGCGACTGGGCGCGGCTGCCCGAGGTCCTCGGCCTGTCCTTCGCGCTGCTCGGCGCGATGCTGGCCACCGGCGCCTGGACGTCCGCCCGTTTCCCGTACTCCATCCCGCAGGAGGGCTACAAGAACGTGGCCCCCGGCCAGACCGGCCTCGCCTGGATCTCGATCTTCGGCGGCATGGTCTCGGCGGCCCTGCTGGCCGCACCGGTCATCGCCGCCGCGATCTGGGCGAACGTGGCACGGAACGGCGACTCCTGGGGCTGGCTGCTGCTGCCGGCCGGGGCCGCCTACGGCGCGGCGATCACCTGGGCGGGCCTGCGCCTGGCCGCCCCCCGCACGGCGGCCCGCCTCCCGGAGATCCTGACCGCGGTGAGCAAGGGGTGAGAAGCCAGGGCCTGTCGTTCGGATCAGCTCGGCGTCGCGGGCCCTGGTGCGCACTCCCCGGAGGAGGCACCCCCAGCGCTCCGCGTCGACTCCCTCCTCCGCCTTGCAGCTGCACGCTCCCCCACGACCCCGCTCGGGGCCGCCTCGACGCGCCGCCCCCTGCAGCCGACCTGATCCGAACGACAGGCCCTAAGGGCTGGTGAGCACCGCGTCCAGGAATGGCTCGATCGCCGCTCGCCAGCCCTCCGGCTGGTCGTAGTGCACGAGGTGGCCGGCGTCGGTGACC
The sequence above is drawn from the Streptomyces sp. SLBN-31 genome and encodes:
- a CDS encoding EF-hand domain-containing protein; protein product: MVSSEYERRIAARFATFDQDGNGYIDREDFNVAAKALLTEFGVAARSDKGQALYAGAEAFWQGMAGIADRDGDQRITREEFVTGAVKRLRDNPDRFAEIARPFLHAALDLADSDGDRAATVADTVRVLRVLGAAEEVARAAAATLDTDGDGRVGEAEIVAAFARYFTVPE
- a CDS encoding STAS domain-containing protein, coding for MVVAFYVTGVEQGEWTVLSVSGELDLVTSPALRQRVHDAVADGRHSLVLDLSEVFFCDSSGVGVLIAARRLIRSCQGSLRLILPARGAVEGSHVNRVLGALGVRRLFDVYADLDEAVAEEAGPLSA
- a CDS encoding sigma-70 family RNA polymerase sigma factor → MAKKDAPPRWDRKMQQRLARGEAAALGELYDRFASLVHGLAHRVLGDERAADHITRDVFAHVWEHPETYDPKQGPLRSWVATLTHRLAVQRLRATETAALARGGGSAEELERKVRRASVAARADYIVTSMPSPLRAALDLAYFQRRDYRQTAADLGVTEDEARRRLRLGLQLLSTAHDAGAPGAPPGHGGAV
- a CDS encoding zf-HC2 domain-containing protein, yielding MSGFEAFDERHEPENPLRIPTPRASVEDGDRPLPTPQEPAQVPLVLEHQVLKSLLGAWALAACSAEEAAAVEEHLGGCGPCAEEALRLRDAVGLLHPPESLDLDPALRTRVLQGCLDRRPPRIPVPDWAAPYDAETARLDALLQDIGDAEWHAPVRLRWFDGAGPTSRRTTVAGVIAHLLCVDGLVAVALGLDDPLGDGTADGSGPASRTEALWRTAPSPPTRAVRGPWREQSHDLVRTVSFTGGSGSGRPAVSYGDFTLPLHDAMLDRAFECWVHAEDIAEAVDYPYEPPAPRHLNRMIDLAARMLPAVLAGRRQEGLASPARGRHLGVAGGPGRSLRLEIEGLGGGEWLIPLDSPAAQASPEHEVAHVALDGVEFCRLAAGHVPPEEAAAGQVGDRDAIRDVLFAAATLSRM
- the purU gene encoding formyltetrahydrofolate deformylase, whose amino-acid sequence is MSEQSTRAAANPADQYVLTLSCPDKKGIVHAVSSYLFMTGCNIEDSQQFGDHDTGLFFMRVHFSADEPVTVDKLRASFAAIGDAFHMDWQINRADEKMRIVLMVSRFGHCLNDLLFRARIGALPVEIAAVVSNHTDFAELVASYNVPFHHIPVTKDTKAEAEARLLEVVRENDVELVVLARYMQVLSDELCKQLSGRIINIHHSFLPSFKGAKPYHQAHTRGVKLIGATAHYVTADLDEGPIIEQEVERVGHDVTPDQLVAIGRDVECQALARAVKWHAERRILLNGRRTVVFA
- a CDS encoding SCO4402 family protein, translated to MTVQGSDNSSRRGRRSSTMGGMPLNDMPWWRWRSNVRSALHMLSDPGFQQNVWLAGVDGYGDVTDAVYRLVEDTWLDNWSAEKYVGTIFRDSQEAALVDTAVLRVLRIMHQVGPDAPVSAYLEHQGWPEAVRAARDAHVRMAVSDGEDPDAPPRTLEVLRIMTRSA
- a CDS encoding ABC transporter substrate-binding protein — protein: MTGRRRFRSTFLPTRTRPGRATALAAGALAVCASLATGCGVIPGTTGGAGDGPITVMTWAPQGTKATNKPGMPAFAQAYARYVNAHGGLGGRKLKVLTCNDHNDSVAAAKCARTAVKQNVVAVVGSYSQYGEFYLPDLEGAGIPFIGGYGATTSEFTSPLSYPVNGGQPTLLAGLGKELAASCGPVALVRPDTIAGDELPPMLDSGLKAGGHRPLIDQRAADDTNEYAGPAEKALAATAVDSVKRGCAIPALGDRTSTFMDSFRRERDEYPAVRTAATLDSVDQTVINESGGTSGPYEGSYVTGWYPVSSDARWAPMKKVISEQAFGDNRIDAGDVGVQTTWIAYTVFKKVVDSLGGGNVTADSVRRALDDGLKVTTGGLTPPLKWSDQGPVATIGFSRIVNTDVTLQVVRQGQLVTAKPGFLDVAKTLQGADVD
- a CDS encoding transcriptional regulator, with amino-acid sequence MAARPLVARQPNERLQALIQEAGCSNAGLARRVNMCGAEHGLDLRYDKTSVARWLRGQQPRGRAPAIIAEALGRKLGRTVTIDEIGMANGKNLASGVGLQFSPTVLGAIEQVCELWRSDVGRRDFLSGSSVAASALVEPSRDWLISSPDSQVARSAGPRVGQSDVAAVQAMTQALVDLDHQYGSGHVRPVVVHYLNSVVSGLLAGSYREAVGRDLFAAVARLTELAGYMAVDTGQPGLAQRYYIQALRLAQAAGDRGYGGYVLAASMSHLAAQLGNPREIAQLARAAQEGARGRVTPRAEAMFHAAEARGHALMGDARAAQTASGRAVSALEAADSASGDDPVWIAHFDEAYLADELAHCHRDLGQADAAARRAEESLAGLPETKARRRAIGYVLLATAQVQQREIEQACNTGLKAVELLESVRSNRGAEYLEDFQQRLQPYQEEPVVREFGARMELQAAA